AATGATGTTTACAGCTAtgttcaaaagatttttttttgagTTCCTCAGGCACATTCAAGTTGACTCTTCAGTTTACAGAGGATTATCCGAACAAACCCCCAACAGTTAGATTTGTTTCTCAAATGTTTCATCCAAATAGTAAGTCAACATGCTACTTCTCTTAATGTGTAAATATTTTACTGTTACTGTTTGCATACCTTTAGTTATTACTTATCATTTCTAACTAGCCTGCTCTATTTTATCAGTTTATGCTGATGGAAGTATttgtttggatattttacaaaatCAATGGAGCCCTATATATGACGTAGCTGCTATACTCACATCTATCCAGGTTTGTGGATTATctttatgatatgtgtttaataatGGTTTTCTTTTATTGTGTAATAACTAGCAAAGCAGGCACATATGCTATATAAGTTACAGTTTTTGCACTTTGTTGTTAAAAGAGAGAATGCGCTCTCCAAATATTAATCTTTTGTTTACTTATCATTCATTGTTCCACTACAGTTTCTCAATTTATTACTTTGGTACACTGGCATGGGGAGGATTCATACAATACAAACCTTCTCTTTCCGTATCTGGACCTTGCCATATTTCTACTTACAATGTCGTAAATGAGAATGGGGCAACTTAAGatgtgaaaaaattatttactagTTGCAGTCAACTTCGCTAAGAATCATTTACTGCTAAATGAGGTTGATCGATATCTTCTGGTTATGGTTTAGAATTACAACTCCATTTGGTTACTTATTACTTAATATATGTATTGGCAATAGCTCAGATATGCCATTTTCTTTGTTGCCCTATCCATCTGGATATACAATGGAAATGGTCTGGAAAAGATTTATACTCGTACATTAAGTGTAATCATTTGTCCTTCAATCGGTCTTAATTGAATTTCCTTGACATTAGATTTCCACACCACATTAGATTTTATTCTCTCTAGTGGCAAGTGATATAACTGTCTGTCCATTTCCTAGTGCAGTCATTGCTCTGTGATCCCAATCCAAACTCCCCTGCAAATTCTGAAGCTGCTCGGATGTTTAGTGAGAACAAACGTGAGTACAACCGAAGAGTAAGGGAAATAGTGGAGCAGAGCTGGACAGCAGACTAGCGTGCCCTTATGCATTTGGTGGGGTAATTCAAGTCTGAAGGTTTTTGGGCATGTTATTGACATTGCCATTTCATTTGTTCAATGTCTGGAGTTGTTGAATTTATGCAGTATTTGTCACATCATGCTTTCATAATTTGAACGTTATAGCTATTCGATCCAAATATAGTTATGACTTTTCAGTGTGTTGAGTCTTTGGTCTCTTGTAAAATACAGTTTTATGAATCAGTTTGCATTGAATCTCTATGAACTCTCCGACATACATATCTTTGACTGCAAATACAAAGAATTCATCCTTCTTCAGGGGCAGAGTAGTATCATGCGAACAATCAATTTGATGTTGGGCATGGTTGCATGCTATCCACTTTGAAGCATGAACAAGCTATTTGGAATGCATTGTAGCATTCCTATTTTTGCACAATCAATCTGAAATTCATGTATGCTGTTTCTTGGCTCCTGCCGCAAAGCCTCAAACCAGATCTTCAAGGAGGGTTTTTTCCTTATTACTCTGTTCATATCAAAATGTTAGAATTTGCTTGTAAACTTGGAATCAAGCTTCATTCGTGGATAATTTGCAGATTTGAACTGGTTACTTTTAGGAGGATGTCAAATTTTTGTTCATCATGGGCATCTAAGATTCAGATCATTGACTGCTTTTAGGGGCTGAGATAAACCTGAGCAAGCGATAGCTCAAGTTGATGAACAGTAATGTTGAGAAGTTTGAATGGTGGAAGCAAAACTATCGATCTACTATCATTGAGAATATGTTTAACTACTGATTGAAGAAAGCTGCCCACTCAACACATAAGTGACTCTTTAAGCTGTCACACTTGTTTATCGATACGGTACAACTTTTATGCCACTAGCAAACTTTGAAACCGTTTATAAGAGgaaattgttttaaaatccGAATTGAATTGAGTCAGTTTGATCAAGATCTGGGAGTCTCTCAAGCTTAGAGTAAATGTAGGAAAGCACAAGAAAAGTTGCAAAATGagtcaaaatattttcaagctACTCATAATTTATATCGAATTATTTGTAGTTTGATTTATGTCAAACTAAACCCGGcttaattattgttaatttaagctagttaaaacttgattcaattttagtataatattaataaatttctaaaattttatattattacatttataaccttaaaaataattaataaatatataaattatatagtttaattgaaatttttgtagtTGAACTCAAATCTTCACTGTTACTGTCAAGCTTGGGTTAGCAatattcaaacttgaacttgagcaattatattcaaattgaaacttAGGTCAGTTATATTCAAGTTTAAGTTCAAACCTTAGATAAACTTgatcaaaccaaattcaaatttattcttattcaaCTCAATAGATTCATGAATTCATATTAAGACTCatctcaaatttgttttttaaagtaaatcTTAAAAACATTGAATGGagcttaattatttttcaattcttgaaaaTCATCGAATGGGGCTTGCTTGGATGAGGAGTGGAGAGGAGATAAACTAAgaataagaatattattttcagtCAGGTTCACTTCAGGGTTCGATATCGAGTCGAATCGTAAATGAATACTTGAGCCCAGAATGCAATTTGTCAAATGGGCATCGCATAGTTGACAGAGACTTCAATTTCAAAAGCACGTAAGGCCAACTGAATTCcactatatataaatttgtttctcTGTTTTGCACTTCCACTTTGCACCACTCTTTCCGTCAATAAAGTGAACAGGAAAGATGATCTCCAATTCCTATCAACAGCAAGCAGCATAAACACTGGTAAGCTATCCGCTCACAACTGtagatatttttcacatttggGATTGGGATATTCTCCTTCTCCTGAAAGATGAATTATTCCGTTATTCATTTCACGACATACCGACCTTGATATTCCTATTCCTTTTCATTTCAAACccatgttttgtttttgttgcaaTAGTAAAAGATTCTCGTATGGTATCTTATCGTATCGTATCCCACCTGTATGTATTTAATCTTCTTCGTATTAGATTTTAGATAATAATCTTGGCTTGTTAAATCGTTATTACGTATGGGATTCAAGGCTGAAACAACAGCAATAAACAGAGAGCGTGGGGACGGCCTTCCACAGTCACAAGAAGACAACCACAAAATAATAGCTtcattcttctttctctttctctatagATTctcttttttactttatttcctCTCCACTCAGAGTCTTTCACTCCACCCTGTTTtaattcaccttttttttttattgcttgttttttgttatataaatccCATCCTTCAAGGGCTAAAACTTCAAACCCACATAGCTTCCGTTCTCAGCTTTTCCATCTTCTGTCATCGTCTGCACACAGGTCAGGCACTTTGTGTATTTCATTTTCActtctcttattatttttttctttaaccttTTGGGCTGTTCGGTTGCAGATTGGATCTGATTAGACAATGGAAAAATCTGATTTCTGCTTCTTGAGCTaataaaaaactgaattttGTGGATTTAGGTGCATAAAATCTCTATTGTCTGTACTGGGAATTGCTTGCCACCTTTTAATGCTATGGAAAGATTAAgcatatgttatatataaataagtctGTCACTTTGTTTGATCACTGGCTGAAATCCTAAACTATAGACTGACAAACGGCCAGGAGGCTAAggttttggttttcttttgcaAATAGAGAGGAAACTTTGATTGCTTAATTGAGCTAATTATCATATGATCTCATAATGTATAACTGGTTAATTTTGGTCTTTGTTTCATGTTTCTGGGTGAGATGTATGAATTGAACAttttcttaatagtaacttatctaaacttgaatttggtttgttttaaattttgactgTAATGAAATTTGTAGGTGGTGCACATGTCGACTCCTGCAAGGAAGAGGCTTATGAGAGATTTTAAGAGGTTGCAACACGATCCGCCGGCTGGCATTAGTGGGGCACCCCATGACAACAATATTATGCTCTGGAATGCTGTGATATTTGGGTGAGTTTGGAACAATATGTGAAACCAAGCtcatttaattttcattaagttatttatttcatttctgttcgtttatcattatatttgaatatgGTTTGATAAGcagtttttggtttcttgtcTGATTTGCTTTGCAGTCCTGATGATACTCCATGGGATGGAGGTGAGTAATCCTGCTACTGAAGCTTTTACTGGAAGTGAAAGTGTAGAATGGTTTATTCCATTTTACTTTGTAGAATCAGCATCTGCTGCTCATGAGGATTGAAAGATTTGAAATTCCAGTATTTGGTATTACAAATATTGTTTGGTCAAACCCTGTAATTAAAACACCGAGGAACAACTCCATCTTCATTGAGTTCCATAATTAACTTTTACAGTGTTGATTTAATTGCTTTTTCTTATAAAACTCCTTAATGTTTGAAATGATCAGCATTGCACATAATTTGTGCTTTTGCACTTCCGTTTTTACAGCTTTTGATACTGAAAAGAGAACTCTGCTCGTTCATTCTTTATGAAATTGGTTTTGGCAGGTGACTGTGTCATCTTATCTGTGATCTTCATTGTTAAAAGGCCCTAATTAATGTTGTGTCATCAATAATATAGGTTTGTCAAACATATCGTCGGGATCGGTTAGCTACTTTAGGCACTGTCCATGACTAGATGGTAATCTGTGAATAGTGGATCTGCTACTGCAAAATTTATATGGCATGAagtgttaatatattttaacccAACTAGAGAACAGTACACCTAAGAAGAATGAAAAGACTGCAACCTAGAAAAATGAGTCTTGCTAGTCATTTCTACTACTTGGACTGATGAAGCTAGGCATTAGCTAG
This sequence is a window from Mangifera indica cultivar Alphonso chromosome 20, CATAS_Mindica_2.1, whole genome shotgun sequence. Protein-coding genes within it:
- the LOC123204038 gene encoding ubiquitin-conjugating enzyme E2 2-like; translated protein: MSTPARKRLMRDFKRLQQDPPAGISGAPQDNNIMLWNAVIFGPDDTPWDGGTFKLTLQFTEDYPNKPPTVRFVSQMFHPNIYADGSICLDILQNQWSPIYDVAAILTSIQSLLCDPNPNSPANSEAARMFSENKREYNRRVREIVEQSWTAD